A single Limanda limanda chromosome 19, fLimLim1.1, whole genome shotgun sequence DNA region contains:
- the hax1 gene encoding HCLS1-associated protein X-1, with translation MSVFDLFRGFFSVPGSHHRGRRDPFFDAMTHDDDDDDYDDEEEDGFFHDADRGGQQDPFDSALRFGFSLGPDGMRIQEPPLFGHVLREMEEIFSQLGHWDSALESGHFGVPNITPPPSSQDRLEDGGGGSSGNPLRDFMLKTPDGDTRGPQPGAQREPRQDGRPFSKFYDIWKQGIEKQPAEGHREDRDLDSAVSAGGLDKILTPPAGQAQSRPRIQSFFQSVSISKVVKPDGTVEERRTVSDGKGNEETTVTRSGGPGVLERPGDRPGPGLPGGQRPFSDLRDDDSLFSQLFGGFK, from the exons ATGAGCGTTTTTGATTTGTTCCGCGGGTTCTTCTCGGTTCCCGGAAGTCACCACCGCGGCCGGAG GGACCCCTTCTTCGATGCCATGACCCATGACGACGacgatgatgattatgatgatgaagaggaggatggctTCTTCCATGACGCGGACCGGGGGGGGCAGCAGGATCCCTTCGACAGCGCCCTGAGGTTCGGCTTCAGCCTGGGTCCAGACGGGATGAGGATCCAGGAGCCGCCGCTGTTTGGACACGTCCTccgggagatggaggagatctTCTCCCAGCTGGGACACTGGGACTCGGCACTCGAGTCTGGACACTTCG GTGTTCCCAACATCACGCCGCCGCCGTCATCTCAGGACAGACTAGAGGACGGTGGGGGGGGATCCAGTGGGAACCCCCTGAGGGACTTCATGTTGAAGACCCCTGACGGAGACACTCGAGGGCCCCAGCCCGGAGCGCAGAGAGAGCCCAGACAAGATGGCCGCCCTTTTTCCAAG TTCTACGACATCTGGAAACAGGGGATTGAGAAACAACCAGCGGAGGGGCACAGAGAAGACAGAG ATCTGGACTCTGCCGTGTCCGCGGGGGGGCTGGACAAGATTCtgacgccccctgctggtcaggcGCAGAGTCGGCCCAGAATCCAGTCGTTCTTCCAGTCGGTCTCCATCAGCAAGGTGGTGAAACCTGACGGG actgtggaggagaggagaacagtCAGCGATGGAAAAGGCAATGAGGAAACCACAGTGACCCGCTCAGGAGGTCCCGGGGTCCTGGAGCGACCCGGCGACCGACCTGGTCCTGGTCTACCCG GTGGTCAACGGCCCTTTTCAGACTTGCGGGATGATGACTCGTTGTTTTCCCAGCTCTTCGGAGGGTTTAAATAA